GGCCATATCGACCGCCAACGGATTGGTGGTGCCGCCCATTCACAATGTAGAATCCTTATCTTTGGATGTATTTGAGACCAAGCTTAAAATATTGGCGGAAAAAGCAAGAAACGGAAAACTCAGTTTGGAAGAAATGTCAGGTGGCACTTTCACCATCACCAACGGCGGCGTCTTTGGATCTTTGATGAGCACTCCGATTATCAATGAGCCCCAGTCAGCCATTTTGGGATTGCACGCCATCAAAGAAAGGCCTGTTGCCTTAAATGGACAGGTCGTGATCAGACCAATGATGTATCTTGCCCTGTCTTATGATCACAGGGTCATTGATGGTAGTTCTTCTGTCAAATTTCTGGTGAGAATCAAAGAACTGATCGAAGATCCTGCCCGCTTATTTTTACAAATCTAGAATCTATGACCTTACAGGATTTTTTTGATCTGATCAGTGCCCATCCCCAATACAGCTTAATTTACTGTTTGACCATTCCGGCGATTGCATTGATCGTAGGTTGGGCCACTGAGCCCAATACCTGGAGAAGTCCCTGGAGATATCTTTATAGTTTTTTAATTTACGCCATTGCCATTCCGGGTATTTTTGCAGCGACATTGAATGTCTATTTTTTCTTTTGGGAAAGGCGGAGTCTTTTGGAAATGGATCTGATGGTTCAAATTTTGCCTTTCATTTCCATGCTGGTGACATTTTGGATCAGTGCAAGATTTATTTCATTTGTAGAAATTCCGGGTTTTGGAAAATTGACAGCCCTTGTCACCATCATTGTCGTGATGCTTTTGCTTATGTGGATACTGGACCGAACGCGTATTTTCGCTTTCACCGGTATGCCATTTACTTTTGTCATCCTTCTTTTGATAGGATTGGTCCTTGTCGCGGTGTACTCTTTAAAAAAAATGATACCTTGAATCCATCCATTTTTTTCTGCTCATAGCTTTTGTCATGATCATGGCTTGCTTCCGGCATTTACAAAAAATAATGTTCTGCCTGCTCTGCATTTTTGAGGTAGCTTTTATTCCATTGCATTCTGCTCCCATTAAGATACCGTTTCGCTATGTTCAATCTTTCATTTTAATTGAGGTAAAAATCAATTCTCTGGTGCCTGTGCAGTTGATTTTTGATACCGGTGCTGAACACCATATTTTGTTTGACAGAATACACACGGACCTGTTTGAAGATGTGTACACCCGCCAGGTCAAGGTGGTCGGGTCTGATTTCCAGCAGGAACTCAATGCTTTGATTACCCGCCCTCTTCAAAATCATATAACTGCATTTGGACCCCTGACTTTTCCGTGGGTGGTACTGGAAGATTCTAACCACGATTTGTCAGAGTGGGTGGGAGAAAATATTCATGGTATTTTGAGTGCATTTTGTTTTTCAGCCTACATCATCGAAATCGATTATCGCCGTCAGCAAATTATACTTCATGACAAACTGCCTGGCAAAGTCCACAAAAATTACTCCTTCTGCCAGTACTCCATCCAAAGAAATAAACCATATCTTCAATGTTGTGTACAAACGACGAAAACCTATCCCAGTCTGCCATTTGAATTATTGCTCGATACTGGAGCAGGGGTACCATTGTTGATTTATTCCAACAAAGCAGAAACAATAGCAATGCCACAACCTTTGATTCCTGGACATCTTGGATCCGGACTTGGCGGGCAAATCACGGGTCTCGTAGGCAGAATCGAACAAATGCAATTTTGTCTTCAGGACCAGATTTCCATTCCCACGTATTTTCATTTTGTAGATAGTCTGCAAATGAGCAGAGACCCCTCTTTGAAAAAAGGAATCATCGGCAATCAGATTCTGGAAATGTATTCCATCCTTTTGGATTATAACCAACAAATGCTCTATCTAAAACCAATTTCGAAAAAGAAAAACATCATCCAGTTTGATCGATCGGGCATACTAGCTGTTTCAGGTGGACCTCTTTTGAAAAACTATTACGTATCTCTAGTCATTCCGGGAAGTCCGGCCGAGGAAGCAGGAATAGAAGCCGGAGACGAGATTGTTTCTCTCAATGGAATTGGAAGAAATTTCCTGAGTCTTCATTACATCCAAAAAGTCTTGTCCTCTAAAAAAAATGATCGGGTCAAAATCAGGGTATTGAGAAATGGAGAAAAGCTGAAACGAAGTTTATCTCTAAGAGAACTTATATGATTGAATTCTTAGTTTTGAATTCTTAGTTTTGAGTTCTTAGTTTTGAGTTTTGAATTCTTAGTTTTGAATTCTTAGTTTTGTGTTTTGAGTGTAATAATTCAAAATTCATAATTCAACATTCATAATTCAAAATTCACAATTCATAATTCAAAATTCAAAATTCACAATTCATAATTCAAAATTCAAAATTCTACCTAGATTGGGAAGTTTTAACTATAGCTGTTAGAAGTTTAATAATTTCTTCAATATCTTTCAGGGGTCTATCCAAATTCAGCTCGACAAATTTACTCTGACTCAATAGTAAAAGCCAATATTTAGTTTCTCTTGCCTCTTTGGATGCTATACTGAATTTAGCTATAAAATCCTTTCTAGTTTGTCCTGCTAAACCTTCTTCAATATTTGCTCCGATGGATGTTCCAGAACGAAGAAGCTGCTTGGACAGAACAAATTCGTTTTGCTTTATCATTTTCTTATAAATCTCAATAATTAATAATGCAAATTCAAAGCTCTTTTTTCGGATTGCTGACTCATTCATAATTTTCCAACTAAAAATTTTAGGAAAGCAACAAAGCTTCACAAAAATTAATCAATTCAAAACTCAAAATTCATCCGCCAACTTCGTTGGGGACAAGTAATTCAAAATTCTTCCACCATCTTCATTTGAGACGAGTAATTCAAAACTCAAAATTCATCCACCAACTTTGTTGGGGACAAGTAAGTCAAAATTCTTCCACCATCTTCATTTGAGACGAGTAATTCAAAACTCAAAATTCATCATTCATCATTCAAAATTCATCATTCAAAATTCAAAATTCATCCACCAACTTCGTTGGGGACAAGTAATTCAAAATTCATCCACCATCTTCATTTGGGACACGAAATTCAAAACTCAAAATTCATCATTCATCCACCAACTTCGTTGGGGACAAGTAATTCAAAATTCATCATTCAACTATCCGCAAACTTCAAAATGCCTCTCGCCAGTTTATCCAATTCCGATTTCATGGTATACACATTGGGCGTAATTCTGACGCCATGGATGTTCTCCCAGTCGATGGAGACGGTGTGGATTTTGTATTCATTTTGTAAAAATTCGGAGAGCTGGCCCGGAGTTTTTCCCTCGATGGCTACATTGCAGATGGCACCGCTAAATTCCCTGGAAAGAGGAGATATAATTTTCACCTTGGGATGTGATTTGACCTGATTGACCCAATGCATTTTTAATTCATACAATCGATTGAATTTTCGTTCTGCTCCAATCATCCAATAAAAGTCGATGGCCTGAGCGATGGCATGTTCGATCGCCATGGCCCGGGTACCGAGGGACTCAAACTTTCGAATGTCTTCGCTCTCAGAATCAGCTGCAGCCAAAAGAGGATATAAATTTTTGATTTTCTCCTTCTTCACATAGAGAAGTCCCGTCCCTATGGGTGCGCTCATCCATTTGTGCAAACTGGTACCCCAGTAATCACATTTTAGATCGGGAATTTTGTAAGGAAAATGAACAAAGCTGTGTGCTGCATCGACCATCACCTCGATGCCTCTTTGATGGGCCGCATCCGCGATTTCAGTGGCTGGAAGCAATTGTCCGTTCCAATTGATGACATGGGTGACCAGAACAACTTTTGTTTTTGATGTAAAAGCATCCACGTATTTTTTAACCATGACCGATTTGTCTTCGATGGGAAAATCAAAATTGATCCATTTTAATACGATGCCATCTCTTTTCTCTCTTTGCTTCCAGGCGTTGATCATGTTGGGATAATCTTGCTTTGTGAGTACCACCTCATCGCCAGCCTTTAGTCTCAGGCCAAAAATAATAGTCTCCAATGCCTCAGAGGAATTCCTGTGAAAGGAAATTTCATCGGAAGAGCAACCGCATACCTCTGCCATTTTTTGTCGTAGTGGTTCGCGACCCTGATCCAGAATTCTCCACATGTAATAGGATGGAGCTTCATTGCACAAACGGCTATAATACTCTACGGCTTCCTGTACCACCCGCGGACTGGGAGCCACTCCTCCATTGTTGAGATTAATCATAGTGGGAGATGCCGAGTATGCCTGTCTGATCTGATGCCAAAAGTCCTCCCCTTCCAGGCCCTTCAATTCAGAAAGTCCTGTCAGGTTTTGGAGATAACTATCTTCAGAGGCCCTGAGCAACAGGCTCGGACTCATTATACCGGCTGTTGCCGATGCCAGGAATTTGAGAGAAGATCTTCGATTCATGCTTGACTTTGCTTGTTTAGACAAAGTTAGCACAAGTCTTTAAAGACCCGCAAAAAGAAATTACTTCGAAAATAATTGATTATCCCTCCAATTGTCCTTTGCATCTTTCTGACTTATTAGGTTTTGATGTTCCTTGAAGCAATTCTAAGATCCCCCAATCTGCTTTTTTGCTTCCAATCGTCAAACTTATCCTGTTCTTGGGATTTGGCATCATGGATGCATGGAGCAGCCCGAATCCCTTTTGATTTGAAACCTCTGCCCTATATTCCAATATTCATTCATCTCAAATGCGAGACAGAATAAATTTCCCCATGAGCGGTAAAAC
This window of the Saprospiraceae bacterium genome carries:
- a CDS encoding aminotransferase class V-fold PLP-dependent enzyme, which translates into the protein MNRRSSLKFLASATAGIMSPSLLLRASEDSYLQNLTGLSELKGLEGEDFWHQIRQAYSASPTMINLNNGGVAPSPRVVQEAVEYYSRLCNEAPSYYMWRILDQGREPLRQKMAEVCGCSSDEISFHRNSSEALETIIFGLRLKAGDEVVLTKQDYPNMINAWKQREKRDGIVLKWINFDFPIEDKSVMVKKYVDAFTSKTKVVLVTHVINWNGQLLPATEIADAAHQRGIEVMVDAAHSFVHFPYKIPDLKCDYWGTSLHKWMSAPIGTGLLYVKKEKIKNLYPLLAAADSESEDIRKFESLGTRAMAIEHAIAQAIDFYWMIGAERKFNRLYELKMHWVNQVKSHPKVKIISPLSREFSGAICNVAIEGKTPGQLSEFLQNEYKIHTVSIDWENIHGVRITPNVYTMKSELDKLARGILKFADS
- a CDS encoding four helix bundle protein, with protein sequence MNESAIRKKSFEFALLIIEIYKKMIKQNEFVLSKQLLRSGTSIGANIEEGLAGQTRKDFIAKFSIASKEARETKYWLLLLSQSKFVELNLDRPLKDIEEIIKLLTAIVKTSQSR
- a CDS encoding PDZ domain-containing protein; translated protein: MQLIFDTGAEHHILFDRIHTDLFEDVYTRQVKVVGSDFQQELNALITRPLQNHITAFGPLTFPWVVLEDSNHDLSEWVGENIHGILSAFCFSAYIIEIDYRRQQIILHDKLPGKVHKNYSFCQYSIQRNKPYLQCCVQTTKTYPSLPFELLLDTGAGVPLLIYSNKAETIAMPQPLIPGHLGSGLGGQITGLVGRIEQMQFCLQDQISIPTYFHFVDSLQMSRDPSLKKGIIGNQILEMYSILLDYNQQMLYLKPISKKKNIIQFDRSGILAVSGGPLLKNYYVSLVIPGSPAEEAGIEAGDEIVSLNGIGRNFLSLHYIQKVLSSKKNDRVKIRVLRNGEKLKRSLSLRELI